One window of the Nitrospira sp. genome contains the following:
- a CDS encoding PQQ-dependent sugar dehydrogenase produces MKVQTTSQISRSLLVSVWFLMVLAACAQDGGGSTSPAPSATPPPATGTSATVTLASPAQNATVPVGPVTVSFATQFFTIGTPGQPHLHFYLDGDPVPYRFYDGPAITDDNGVLYNGVHTHFVHWKSATSFDIFGLSSTAHTVRFVLADQNNNDLPNQEATKTLTFSVSQPPAGDLTLQSVLPGLNFPVGLSLAPDGRVFFNERLTGKIRIIDPQWQLVPTEFCQIAIATSGEQGLLGLTLDPDFAANHFVYAYHSVSGPLRNRVVRYTESAGSCTNQQIILDNLPASTNHNGGIIRFGPDGKLYVVIGDAENTANAPNVTSLAGKVLRVNPDGSAPSDNPFFSNPNSDAKKVFSLGHRNSYGFTFHPHTGHLWETENGPGDNDEINRVVAGGNFGWPTVGGIANNPSFLNPILAYTPTIAPTGIIAIPEDSTVYPAPYRNNLLFTAWNDGLIRRVVLSGADLTQLGSTSTAYNGGRGGLLSMMLGADGSVYVSNAGGIFKVVPL; encoded by the coding sequence GTGAAGGTTCAGACGACGTCACAGATCAGCAGGAGTCTGCTCGTCTCGGTCTGGTTCCTGATGGTGCTCGCCGCCTGTGCGCAGGACGGGGGCGGCTCGACTTCACCGGCTCCCTCGGCCACCCCGCCTCCGGCAACCGGGACTTCTGCAACCGTCACGCTGGCGAGTCCGGCGCAGAATGCCACGGTCCCGGTCGGTCCTGTCACCGTCTCGTTCGCGACGCAGTTCTTCACGATCGGCACGCCCGGTCAGCCCCATTTGCACTTCTATCTTGATGGCGATCCCGTGCCCTACCGGTTTTACGACGGACCGGCGATCACGGATGACAACGGCGTGCTCTACAATGGCGTCCATACGCATTTCGTCCATTGGAAATCAGCGACGTCTTTCGACATCTTCGGACTGTCATCCACCGCTCATACCGTTCGGTTCGTTCTCGCCGATCAGAACAACAATGACTTGCCGAACCAGGAGGCGACCAAGACGCTCACCTTCTCAGTCAGCCAACCGCCGGCCGGTGATTTGACTCTTCAGTCCGTCCTGCCGGGTCTGAATTTTCCGGTAGGGCTCTCGTTGGCACCGGATGGCCGCGTGTTCTTCAACGAACGCCTGACGGGGAAGATTCGCATCATCGATCCGCAATGGCAGCTCGTGCCGACGGAGTTTTGCCAGATCGCGATCGCCACGAGCGGGGAGCAGGGTCTGCTCGGTCTGACCCTCGATCCGGACTTTGCGGCGAACCATTTTGTGTACGCCTATCATTCGGTCTCCGGCCCTTTGCGCAATCGGGTGGTTCGTTACACCGAGTCCGCCGGGTCCTGCACGAATCAGCAGATCATTCTCGACAATCTGCCGGCCAGTACCAACCATAACGGCGGGATCATCAGGTTCGGGCCGGATGGGAAGCTCTATGTGGTCATCGGCGATGCGGAAAATACGGCGAATGCTCCGAATGTGACGTCGCTGGCAGGAAAAGTTTTGCGCGTAAACCCCGACGGGTCGGCTCCGTCCGACAACCCGTTCTTCTCAAACCCGAACTCCGATGCCAAGAAGGTCTTCAGCCTCGGTCATCGCAATAGCTACGGATTTACCTTTCATCCCCACACCGGTCATCTGTGGGAAACCGAGAACGGCCCCGGTGATAACGATGAAATCAATCGCGTCGTGGCCGGGGGGAACTTCGGCTGGCCGACGGTCGGAGGAATTGCCAACAATCCGAGCTTCCTCAATCCGATCCTGGCCTACACGCCGACGATCGCCCCGACCGGGATCATCGCCATACCCGAAGACTCCACAGTCTATCCTGCGCCCTATAGGAATAATCTGTTGTTCACTGCCTGGAACGATGGACTGATCCGCCGTGTGGTCTTGAGCGGGGCCGATCTCACGCAGTTGGGCAGCACCAGTACGGCTTACAACGGCGGCCGGGGTGGGCTCCTCAGCATGATGCTGGGGGCCGACGGGTCTGTCTATGTCTCCAACGCCGGGGGCATCTTCAAAGTCGTTCCCCTGTAG
- a CDS encoding YdiU family protein, which translates to MARRALETLSFDNSYARLPESFHAKLNPTPFSTAPYLISFNRAAAELIDLDPAEALRPEFAGVFGGSLLVPEMEPLAMLYSGHQFGTYVPQLGDGRAILLGEVRNERGEKWDLQLKGAGMTPFSRDGDGRAVLRSTIREYLCSEAMHGLGIPTTRALCVVGSDHQVYREQVETGAIVLRMAPSHVRFGSFEVFYYRKQHEQLKVLADYVIAQHYPHLVDASDKYAWFFTEVVERTARLIAQWQAVGWAHGVMNTDNMSILGITLDYGPFGFIDDYDPGFICNHSDHNGRYAFNRQPYIGLWNLSCLAQALLPLAGKDALKAALDSYTPLCERRYMELMQQKVGLIQEQDDDAALIQDLLGLMQQSHVDYTNCFRALGAFSSAAGSLNEPLRDVFLDRAAFDAWAARYAGRLRIEQSRDEERHTRMNRVNPKYILRNYLAQTAIEKAQQKDYSEVDRLLALLQDPYSDQPGMDAYAAAPPNWGKHVSVSCSS; encoded by the coding sequence ATGGCTCGCCGTGCGTTGGAAACCCTTTCGTTCGATAACTCCTATGCGCGTCTGCCTGAATCGTTCCATGCCAAACTGAACCCTACGCCGTTTTCGACGGCTCCCTATCTCATCAGCTTCAATCGTGCGGCAGCGGAACTGATCGACCTGGATCCGGCAGAGGCGTTGCGTCCGGAATTCGCCGGGGTCTTCGGCGGGAGCCTGCTGGTACCGGAGATGGAGCCGTTGGCGATGCTCTATTCCGGCCATCAATTCGGCACCTATGTTCCGCAGCTCGGCGACGGCCGCGCGATCCTCTTGGGCGAAGTCCGGAATGAGCGGGGCGAGAAATGGGATCTGCAACTCAAGGGCGCGGGGATGACGCCCTTTTCACGCGACGGCGACGGCCGCGCCGTGCTGCGTTCCACGATTCGCGAATATCTCTGCAGCGAGGCCATGCACGGGCTCGGTATTCCGACCACGCGGGCGCTCTGCGTCGTCGGCAGCGACCATCAGGTCTATCGGGAACAGGTGGAGACCGGCGCGATTGTGCTGCGCATGGCGCCCTCGCACGTCCGGTTCGGCTCGTTCGAAGTCTTTTACTATCGGAAGCAGCACGAGCAATTGAAAGTCCTGGCCGACTATGTGATCGCCCAGCACTATCCCCATCTGGTCGACGCGTCCGACAAGTACGCGTGGTTCTTTACTGAGGTGGTCGAGCGGACAGCAAGGTTGATCGCCCAATGGCAGGCCGTCGGCTGGGCTCACGGCGTGATGAATACCGACAACATGTCGATCCTCGGGATTACGCTCGACTACGGACCCTTCGGCTTCATCGACGACTACGATCCCGGCTTCATTTGTAACCACTCCGACCACAACGGCCGCTATGCGTTCAACCGACAGCCCTATATCGGTCTCTGGAATCTGAGCTGTCTCGCGCAAGCGTTGCTGCCCTTGGCCGGGAAGGACGCGCTGAAAGCCGCCTTGGACTCCTACACGCCGCTCTGCGAGCGCCGGTATATGGAGCTGATGCAGCAGAAGGTCGGATTGATCCAGGAGCAGGACGACGATGCGGCCTTGATTCAGGATCTGCTGGGTCTCATGCAGCAGAGTCACGTCGATTACACCAACTGTTTCCGTGCCCTGGGCGCATTTTCATCGGCCGCGGGCTCGCTCAACGAACCGCTCCGCGATGTCTTTCTGGACCGTGCGGCCTTCGATGCCTGGGCTGCGCGCTATGCCGGGCGGTTGCGGATAGAGCAGAGCCGGGACGAGGAGCGGCACACGCGGATGAACCGGGTCAATCCCAAATATATCCTGCGCAACTATCTCGCCCAGACCGCCATTGAGAAGGCGCAGCAGAAGGACTATTCGGAAGTCGATCGCCTGCTGGCGCTGTTGCAAGATCCCTACAGCGACCAGCCCGGCATGGACGCCTATGCCGCCGCGCCTCCCAACTGGGGCAAGCATGTATCGGTGAGTTGCTCGTCCTGA
- a CDS encoding DUF2294 domain-containing protein — MNKGLTKGEIEAAIRNAIIKFEQDFMGRGPEDVRAYIVRDLVVVRLKGVLTPAERQLAKSAEGVDMVKRIRQTLIAQGRDRLFEQVADITGAKALALFTDIDVQIGEKVLVFTVDRDLEGLGR, encoded by the coding sequence ATGAACAAGGGACTGACTAAAGGCGAGATCGAAGCGGCGATCCGTAATGCCATCATCAAGTTCGAACAGGACTTTATGGGGCGCGGTCCGGAGGATGTGCGGGCCTATATCGTGCGGGATCTCGTTGTCGTTCGCCTGAAAGGCGTCCTGACGCCGGCTGAGCGGCAGCTTGCCAAAAGCGCAGAAGGCGTCGACATGGTCAAACGAATCAGACAAACGCTCATCGCCCAGGGCCGCGATCGGCTCTTCGAGCAGGTTGCCGACATCACCGGGGCGAAGGCGCTGGCACTTTTTACCGATATCGATGTCCAGATCGGTGAGAAGGTCCTCGTCTTTACGGTGGATCGCGACTTGGAAGGTCTTGGTCGGTAA
- a CDS encoding proton-conducting transporter membrane subunit: MYAWLIPLLPLLTALIVAVGDDASRRARIQLAIFPIGAAFCGAVATLYLVAVQGPISVRFYDPASTASLTFPIGFYIDRLSAVMMVLISGVGTIIYAYSIGYMYQDPHEPRYFTLIGLAMFVLLCLVSSANLMMLFLFWQLLSYLLYLLAHNHTHQGTLEGAFKTFTLLRVGDAAFLAGIVLAHALYGTLEFPALFAKAAESAVMLSPLPGLDISGATAVTLLLFIGGMSKSAQFPLHIWLPHYLYAPTPATALLHAGIINAGGFLINRLAPLFGLSSTTLHVAFVVGSLTAVLGATMMLAQNDIKKTLGFSTVGQMGYMIMECGLGAFSLAVFHLIAHGLFKATMFLNSGNVIHKARQEAHFPHTDQPDKEDSLSPLTWSTGFVSTLLIPLLILLVTHGVLRIPLLESQGTVIFLFFIWLTSSQAILTLTRLRAVPSWEVSAAMLVTLLFVVFMYLFAVESFTAFLYPNPAEVASYFQAADLPNWLFDSIVLLATILTVLGWCYLYLRTHGRTIWLPAWASRWIEGGQNGLYVLFMNRLYVDELYQQLGRTVTGVIHRFDKRERGWF; this comes from the coding sequence GTGTATGCCTGGCTGATCCCGCTGCTTCCGCTCCTGACGGCGCTGATCGTCGCCGTGGGCGATGACGCGTCGCGCCGTGCACGGATCCAGCTCGCCATCTTCCCGATCGGCGCGGCGTTTTGCGGCGCGGTGGCCACCCTCTACCTCGTGGCAGTCCAGGGACCGATCAGCGTCCGCTTTTACGACCCCGCCTCGACGGCTTCGCTCACCTTTCCGATCGGCTTCTACATCGACCGGCTCAGCGCGGTCATGATGGTGCTGATCTCCGGAGTCGGCACGATCATCTATGCCTACTCCATCGGGTACATGTACCAAGACCCGCACGAACCGCGCTATTTCACGCTCATCGGCCTGGCCATGTTCGTGCTGCTCTGCCTGGTCTCCAGCGCCAATCTCATGATGCTCTTTCTCTTCTGGCAACTCCTGAGCTACCTGCTGTATCTCCTGGCCCATAACCATACCCATCAAGGGACGTTGGAGGGCGCCTTCAAAACCTTCACGCTGTTGCGGGTCGGAGACGCGGCGTTTCTTGCGGGAATCGTCCTGGCCCATGCCCTCTACGGAACCCTAGAGTTCCCGGCGCTGTTCGCCAAGGCCGCCGAATCGGCTGTGATGCTCTCTCCCCTGCCGGGGCTCGACATAAGCGGCGCCACGGCGGTGACGCTGCTCCTGTTCATCGGCGGGATGAGCAAGTCCGCGCAATTCCCGCTGCATATCTGGCTGCCTCACTATCTCTATGCCCCCACGCCGGCGACCGCCTTGCTGCACGCCGGCATCATCAACGCGGGCGGCTTCTTGATCAACCGTCTGGCCCCTCTGTTCGGGCTCAGCTCCACGACGCTGCATGTGGCCTTCGTCGTGGGGTCATTGACGGCGGTCCTGGGCGCCACCATGATGCTGGCTCAGAACGACATCAAGAAAACGCTCGGCTTCTCGACGGTCGGTCAGATGGGCTACATGATCATGGAGTGCGGGCTGGGCGCATTTTCACTCGCCGTCTTTCACCTGATCGCCCACGGGCTGTTCAAGGCGACGATGTTCCTGAATAGCGGCAACGTAATCCACAAGGCCAGACAGGAAGCGCATTTCCCGCACACCGACCAGCCGGACAAAGAAGACAGCCTTTCCCCGCTCACGTGGTCGACAGGATTCGTGTCCACGTTGCTGATTCCCCTGCTGATCCTGCTGGTCACCCACGGCGTCCTGCGCATTCCCTTACTGGAATCCCAAGGCACCGTCATCTTCCTCTTCTTTATCTGGCTCACCTCGTCACAGGCCATTCTGACGCTCACCCGCTTGCGCGCGGTGCCCTCCTGGGAAGTGTCGGCCGCCATGCTCGTCACGCTGCTCTTTGTGGTGTTCATGTATCTCTTTGCCGTCGAGTCATTCACGGCCTTCCTGTATCCGAATCCCGCAGAAGTCGCGTCCTACTTTCAAGCCGCGGATCTTCCGAACTGGCTCTTCGACAGCATCGTCCTGCTAGCGACAATCCTGACCGTCCTCGGCTGGTGCTATCTCTATCTGCGCACCCATGGGCGAACGATCTGGCTGCCCGCATGGGCTTCCCGATGGATCGAGGGCGGACAGAACGGGTTGTACGTCTTGTTCATGAACCGGTTGTACGTCGACGAACTCTATCAGCAACTCGGCCGGACGGTCACGGGTGTCATCCATCGCTTCGATAAACGCGAACGGGGGTGGTTCTGA
- a CDS encoding proton-conducting transporter membrane subunit: MGAAASLAFWAHPHRLMAWSVGVCAVSLASLAGFAGFLTAPPEGLLLLFLLPLAAGMSLLGQPHHPDHRTSWVLTLLFLSLGIGALTSQPVVDKLFLMAIHGFVIVLLYRHHTPLWPISWWGLGAYSLGALCLLLTLIAAPPLASMAALLACTILLPVVPFHDGHLTALTRLPGNLPSFMVLLFPALGLHSLAPLAATLPDTVAWMISCLALAGTVYGAVKALVQSRVRLLLAYSSLSFFSMLWWCIATARTATPRAALFVGAVGLVMCGLLVAWQIIRTRYGDDVDPQAISGLASTMPQYAVLLSLLALAAMGLPPFGVFAGFMGLLLSSTAAFSAGIVVLVCAWLAASWYILDLVQRLLFGARRTDLRYAEVLHTELAALMILILTLLALGVMPISLFGPDRTTPPAGAHSGPLVWNR; the protein is encoded by the coding sequence GTGGGCGCTGCGGCAAGCCTGGCATTCTGGGCCCATCCCCACCGGCTCATGGCCTGGTCGGTCGGCGTCTGCGCCGTCAGCCTGGCTTCCCTCGCGGGATTCGCCGGATTTCTGACCGCCCCGCCCGAAGGCCTGCTCCTGCTTTTTTTGCTGCCGCTCGCCGCCGGGATGTCGCTCCTGGGCCAACCGCATCACCCGGACCATCGGACCTCCTGGGTCCTGACTCTGCTATTTCTGAGCCTGGGAATCGGCGCGCTGACCAGTCAACCTGTCGTCGACAAACTGTTCCTGATGGCCATCCATGGCTTCGTCATTGTGTTGCTCTATCGCCACCACACGCCTCTCTGGCCCATCTCCTGGTGGGGCCTCGGGGCCTACAGCCTCGGCGCCCTCTGCCTGTTGCTCACGTTGATCGCCGCTCCGCCGCTGGCTTCGATGGCGGCGTTGCTGGCCTGCACCATTCTCTTGCCCGTCGTGCCGTTTCACGACGGGCATCTCACCGCGCTGACCCGCCTGCCCGGCAATTTGCCCTCGTTCATGGTCCTGCTCTTTCCGGCCCTCGGCCTGCATAGCCTGGCCCCGCTCGCGGCGACGCTGCCGGATACTGTGGCCTGGATGATCAGTTGCCTGGCCCTCGCCGGGACCGTGTATGGCGCGGTCAAGGCTCTGGTGCAGTCGCGCGTGCGGCTGCTGCTCGCCTACAGCAGTCTCTCATTCTTTTCGATGCTCTGGTGGTGCATCGCGACCGCGCGCACGGCGACGCCGCGCGCCGCGCTCTTCGTCGGCGCCGTCGGTCTCGTCATGTGCGGGCTCCTGGTCGCCTGGCAGATCATCCGCACCCGCTACGGCGACGACGTGGACCCCCAGGCTATCAGCGGACTGGCCTCGACCATGCCGCAATACGCCGTGCTGCTGTCGCTGCTGGCCCTCGCAGCCATGGGCTTGCCGCCGTTCGGCGTCTTCGCAGGCTTCATGGGCTTGCTGCTCTCGTCGACGGCGGCCTTTTCCGCCGGCATCGTCGTGTTGGTCTGCGCCTGGCTCGCGGCATCCTGGTACATTCTCGATCTCGTGCAGAGACTGCTGTTCGGTGCGCGTCGGACCGATTTACGGTATGCCGAAGTCCTCCACACGGAGCTGGCGGCGCTGATGATTCTCATCTTGACCCTGCTCGCGCTGGGCGTGATGCCGATCAGCCTCTTTGGACCGGACCGGACAACGCCTCCGGCCGGCGCCCACTCAGGACCGCTCGTATGGAACAGGTAG
- a CDS encoding DUF2309 domain-containing protein: MEQVEPTIDIESRRMELRGVVQLAGEVIAQYWPMCTFVHHNPLHGLEYLPFEETARRGKQFMGGHSYLPGTLYREYLKSGRIQLAHLDAALQPLVLNREVTIGSRRLPHGDVLRACLTEGLCAPVAEPLDDQLHDPAQAVIDVVAASLSSEWAFPDLRKRIHLIVEGDQAALGRWLTLSHWCDDTFGTQIVQQINHELIKWCEAFLDEGHAAWPMPGRENGLYSAWRALAAKEWSPCGIPDSRRKIAQLPDYPEDALLQSLDRLGIPSELRQDYLSLQLTALPGWAGFIKWRAEERDYPWQKSYPVGLVKFLAIRLWYASELVQKTCRDELGLDGRYDAVVAYMREHPDEYYLRRQRIAGRLPALYAEEVDRLRHHKGNGWGRVMERYGTDVVPRQEIAARRGAAKRLVALARSLDLDPTVLAQTPHATLKQLFDWMESFPESDHGPVWLKALEAAYQERLLGQLRTPVSQRPVATDPPGTSRPYSQSVYCIDVRSEPFRRHLESTGPHETYGFAGFFAAFIRYRAWGKEHDTEQFPVIMRAKNEVREIPRSYLDHKVSKHEARTKWVHAGHTLLHDLKENIVTPYVMVESLGWFYSLPIFGKTLLPSLYQRWTSWLRRLFVPAIATTLTVDKMAPAETAEMLATEHQAVVRKVLQEHAGLRSARITPALVEALRQQALGGQPELDVSLVDAAKPAELSPDLLRTLVDILRRQYDLTARSASRQKERITRTGFTVEEQTLTVDTALRMMGLTKNLARLVLFCAHGSTSDNNPYESALDCGACGGNEGKPNARVLAMMANNPLVRERLAKNNLVIPPDTHFLAAQMDTTTDDVQLFDLEDVPPTHRADLARLQEDLREASTLTSQERCTRFPDVHEALSEADAQAHVRQRSVDWSQVRPEWGLSSNTAFLIGRRELSKGLDLAGRVFLHSYDYREDPSNRLLEVLLTAPQVVAQWINMEHYFSAVDNDVYGSGSKIYHNVVGRIGIMMGPWSDLRLGLARQTVMNGEVPYHEPMRLLTIVETPRGRLDKLIERHEVLRHFYHNEWVHLVALDPDDQLWYRYRPTGEWVPLDKHQ, from the coding sequence ATGGAACAGGTAGAACCGACGATCGACATCGAATCCAGACGGATGGAGCTGCGCGGAGTCGTTCAGCTCGCCGGCGAGGTAATCGCGCAGTATTGGCCGATGTGCACCTTCGTCCACCACAATCCCCTCCATGGTCTCGAGTACCTGCCATTCGAGGAGACGGCTCGCCGCGGCAAGCAATTCATGGGAGGGCACAGCTATCTCCCCGGCACGCTCTATCGGGAGTATCTGAAATCGGGCCGAATCCAGCTCGCCCATCTCGACGCCGCCTTGCAGCCGCTCGTCTTGAACCGGGAGGTCACGATCGGCTCGCGCCGACTCCCGCATGGCGACGTGCTGCGCGCCTGCCTGACGGAGGGACTCTGTGCCCCGGTCGCCGAACCTCTCGACGATCAACTGCACGATCCTGCGCAAGCCGTGATCGACGTCGTCGCAGCCAGCCTGTCTTCCGAGTGGGCGTTCCCCGATCTCCGCAAACGGATTCATCTCATCGTGGAGGGCGACCAGGCGGCGCTGGGCCGGTGGCTCACGCTGTCGCACTGGTGCGACGACACCTTCGGCACGCAAATCGTCCAGCAGATCAACCACGAACTCATTAAATGGTGCGAAGCCTTTCTGGACGAAGGCCATGCCGCCTGGCCGATGCCGGGACGGGAGAACGGGCTGTACAGCGCCTGGCGCGCGCTGGCCGCGAAAGAATGGTCGCCTTGCGGCATCCCGGACAGTCGCAGAAAAATCGCGCAGCTTCCCGACTATCCAGAAGACGCGTTGCTCCAGAGTCTCGACCGGCTCGGCATTCCGTCAGAGCTGCGCCAGGATTATTTATCGCTGCAATTGACCGCGCTGCCGGGCTGGGCCGGCTTCATCAAGTGGCGCGCGGAAGAACGGGACTATCCCTGGCAAAAGTCCTATCCGGTCGGACTCGTCAAATTCCTCGCCATTCGCTTGTGGTACGCCAGCGAGCTGGTTCAGAAGACCTGCCGCGACGAACTCGGCCTCGACGGCCGTTACGACGCCGTCGTCGCTTATATGCGCGAGCACCCCGACGAATACTACTTGCGGCGCCAGCGGATCGCCGGCCGGCTGCCGGCGCTCTATGCCGAAGAAGTAGACCGGCTCCGGCATCACAAGGGCAACGGATGGGGCCGCGTGATGGAGCGGTACGGCACCGACGTGGTCCCGCGGCAGGAAATTGCCGCCCGCCGCGGCGCCGCCAAGCGGCTCGTGGCATTGGCGCGTTCCTTGGACCTGGATCCAACCGTCTTGGCCCAGACCCCGCATGCCACGCTGAAGCAGCTCTTCGATTGGATGGAGTCGTTTCCCGAATCAGACCATGGCCCGGTGTGGCTCAAAGCGTTGGAAGCCGCGTACCAGGAGCGCCTGCTCGGCCAATTGCGGACACCGGTATCGCAACGACCCGTCGCTACGGACCCGCCGGGAACGAGCCGGCCCTATTCGCAATCGGTCTATTGCATCGATGTGCGCTCCGAGCCGTTCCGCCGCCATCTGGAGTCCACCGGTCCGCACGAGACCTACGGCTTCGCCGGATTCTTCGCCGCCTTCATTCGCTATCGCGCCTGGGGGAAGGAACACGACACCGAGCAGTTCCCCGTGATCATGCGCGCGAAGAACGAGGTCCGCGAAATTCCCCGGAGTTACCTCGATCACAAAGTGTCGAAACACGAAGCCCGTACCAAATGGGTCCATGCCGGCCATACATTGCTGCACGATCTCAAAGAGAACATCGTGACCCCCTATGTCATGGTGGAATCACTGGGCTGGTTTTACAGCCTCCCGATCTTCGGCAAGACCCTCTTGCCGTCGCTCTATCAACGCTGGACCTCGTGGTTGCGGCGCCTGTTTGTGCCGGCTATCGCGACGACACTGACCGTCGACAAGATGGCCCCGGCGGAGACCGCGGAAATGCTGGCAACCGAACACCAGGCGGTCGTCCGGAAGGTCCTGCAGGAACATGCGGGATTGCGCAGCGCGCGCATCACCCCGGCTCTCGTCGAGGCCTTGCGCCAACAGGCGCTGGGTGGACAGCCTGAATTGGACGTGTCGCTCGTGGACGCAGCAAAACCGGCCGAGCTCTCGCCCGACTTGCTGCGCACCCTCGTCGACATCCTCCGGCGGCAGTACGATCTGACGGCGCGATCCGCATCCCGGCAGAAAGAGCGGATTACCCGCACCGGCTTCACCGTCGAAGAGCAGACGCTCACGGTCGACACGGCGCTGCGGATGATGGGACTGACGAAGAACCTGGCCCGGCTGGTCCTCTTTTGCGCCCACGGCAGCACGTCGGACAACAATCCCTACGAATCGGCCTTGGACTGCGGCGCCTGCGGCGGTAACGAAGGCAAACCGAATGCCCGCGTCCTGGCGATGATGGCGAACAACCCCCTGGTGCGGGAGCGCCTGGCGAAGAACAACCTGGTGATTCCACCCGACACCCATTTTCTGGCCGCCCAGATGGACACGACGACGGACGACGTCCAACTGTTCGATCTGGAAGATGTGCCACCCACCCATCGCGCGGACCTGGCGCGGTTGCAGGAAGATCTCAGGGAAGCCTCCACCTTGACGAGCCAGGAACGCTGCACGCGTTTCCCCGATGTTCATGAAGCGCTCAGCGAGGCTGATGCGCAGGCCCACGTGCGGCAACGGAGTGTGGACTGGAGCCAGGTGCGTCCTGAGTGGGGCCTGTCGAGCAATACCGCGTTCCTGATCGGGCGGCGGGAACTGAGCAAAGGACTCGACCTGGCAGGGCGCGTCTTCCTGCATTCGTACGATTACCGCGAAGACCCCAGTAATCGTTTGCTCGAAGTGCTGCTGACCGCGCCGCAGGTCGTGGCGCAATGGATCAACATGGAGCATTATTTTTCCGCGGTGGACAACGACGTGTACGGCAGCGGCAGCAAGATCTATCATAACGTCGTCGGGCGCATCGGCATTATGATGGGCCCGTGGAGCGATCTCCGGTTGGGACTGGCCAGACAGACGGTGATGAACGGCGAGGTGCCCTACCATGAACCTATGCGGCTGCTGACGATTGTGGAGACGCCGCGTGGGCGCCTCGACAAGCTCATCGAGCGGCACGAAGTCTTGCGGCATTTTTATCATAACGAGTGGGTACACCTCGTCGCCCTCGACCCCGATGACCAGCTATGGTATCGGTATCGCCCCACGGGCGAGTGGGTACCGCTCGACAAGCATCAATGA
- a CDS encoding P-II family nitrogen regulator, with amino-acid sequence MGALTLHPMKEIRVIVAGEHQAFVTELLDRVKATGYTIIGNLSGKGHHGIREAHFMFSEQESLEMIMTVVPEDKVEPILSGLRPLFEKHSGVMFVTDVSVSRQEYFGKKTKSA; translated from the coding sequence ATGGGCGCGTTGACATTGCATCCGATGAAGGAAATCCGCGTGATCGTCGCGGGAGAGCACCAGGCCTTCGTGACTGAGTTGCTGGATCGCGTCAAAGCGACCGGCTATACCATCATCGGCAATTTGTCCGGCAAGGGGCATCACGGCATCCGTGAAGCCCATTTCATGTTCAGTGAGCAGGAAAGCCTTGAGATGATCATGACCGTCGTCCCCGAGGACAAGGTCGAGCCCATCCTCTCCGGCCTCCGGCCACTGTTTGAAAAGCACTCCGGCGTCATGTTCGTCACGGACGTGTCGGTGAGCCGACAGGAATACTTCGGGAAAAAGACCAAAAGCGCCTAG
- a CDS encoding putative toxin-antitoxin system toxin component, PIN family translates to MKVVFDTNIYVSAFVFPGSSAGRAIQRIFDGHDTLLISKPILDELLTILARKFSRDADALSRTALFLTEVAELVQPSERVSVFDDDPDNRILECAIAGQANAIVTGDKAMLAVEISHGVRILSLSKYLHS, encoded by the coding sequence GTGAAGGTCGTTTTCGACACCAACATCTACGTTTCGGCCTTCGTCTTTCCCGGGTCTTCGGCCGGTCGCGCGATACAGCGCATCTTCGACGGCCACGATACGTTGCTGATCTCCAAGCCCATCCTCGACGAACTCCTCACCATCCTGGCGCGCAAGTTCAGCCGTGATGCCGATGCCTTAAGTCGTACGGCTTTGTTTCTGACGGAAGTCGCCGAGCTTGTTCAGCCGAGTGAACGAGTCAGCGTATTTGATGACGATCCGGATAATCGAATTCTCGAGTGTGCAATTGCCGGACAGGCCAACGCTATTGTGACCGGCGATAAGGCGATGCTGGCGGTCGAGATATCTCACGGCGTCCGCATCCTCTCACTAAGTAAGTACTTGCATAGCTGA